The Rissa tridactyla isolate bRisTri1 chromosome 1, bRisTri1.patW.cur.20221130, whole genome shotgun sequence DNA segment CTCATGAGTGATCTCAAAGCCAAAGCCTTCCCCAATCACCACATGCCAGGAGGACCCAAATTTCTTGTCCATCATCTCTTTGATCATCTTGGCAGCGCTCTGGAGAATGTTAAGGAGGAGAGTGTAGGGTGAGACAGAGCAAGCAGTGAGTTTTTATGCAAACATCCCCCTAGTCATCTTCTCTCTTTAATAGACTGCTCAAGCCATGGGCAACAGGTACAGCAGCTGCACTGCAGGAACCAGGAGCTCCCCAGAGCTGCGCTCAAGGGTAAAACAGGTCTCTCTGCTTTCAGCAGCCTTCAACACAGCAGCTAGGAGAAATTAAAGTTGAACTGCATCTAGCAATCACTTCTCTTATTCACAGTCTGAAGCAAGAGTTCTGGTTTAGATGCTGATGGAGCTATGCTGGGTGCAGCGAGTGTGAGAGGAGATTCAGGTCACTAAGCTGCAGCTATTTTTACAggagtccatttttttttttccagctaattaCCAAAACACTGAAACTAGGCTGACTTTTAAAAGGCTCTCTTCTTCCAGATCACACCCTGCTTGAtctaaaaaaggagagaggaagattttgcAGTGACATGTGGTGTTATCATGCAGGATGGGACAGAAGCAATCTCTGGCTTCATAGCTTTGCCTTGCTCCAACACAACACTGCTCCAGCAACAAGCAGTCTGTGCCCTGCCCATGGAGCCACGTGTGTTCTCCTCTTTGGCTCTCAAAGCTAAGGGCAACCTTTCCAAAAACCATAACTTCTGCATCACCCCTCATTTATATGGTCTCAGTAATTTCATTCAAGAGGCTGAAAGCCAAGAGGGAAGACTTAACAGACTGTACTTGAAGGTTCGAAGACTTTCACATACTCATCCCCAAAACAAGAGTCTCTTCCCCACTCTGGTGGGGATGACCTTGCTCCACACTGAAGAACAGATGGGAAGGGCCTGTCTCCACAGAGCTCTGAACCAAGCCCTCAGGACACAGGGCATTTTATGAACAGAGTGGAAGCATGTTGCAGGCAAGGCAGGATGAGGAAGGAGGTAAGGTTTGGGATGCAGCATCGCTACTAATCTCTGCTTCCTGCAAGAACGCAAAGGGCTATTATAGATCTTGCTGACAAAGGGAACTGAATTTGAGATTTAGCCAAGCTCTTTGCTGCCTTCTATGCTTGCTCTCTGCAGAAAGAGAGTCACAGGATGTCAGGAACTGACTCCACTCTGCCCACACCCTtagccctgctcctgcaggttCTCTGAGCTGCAGCAACTGAAGGCTGGCCATTTTGGGATTTGGCTAGTACCTCGTTGTTGGTAGCATATTTCTCACACGCCGTGACACACAGCTCCATGGCCTCTACACGCATCTCCTCCGGCATGTCTGTATGCTGGcaagagcaaacaaacaagaagaactaagcagaaaaataagagctAGACACAAGACAACAGTAAGGAACCCTTACTTTTGCACAGGCTATAGTGGGAGCCTAGACTGCTGGGCATGGGCAAAAGGCAGCTAGTCCCTGTGATTTTTAACGCTTGCTTCAAGGTGGGGGGCATCACCAGCAACATGGGCTTGTCCGTACACCAAGAATTTCCAGTGTTTCAGAGAAGGGTAAATATGAAAACAGCTTATTGCATTACAAGTGATCCATTCGTTCCTTTGTCCCAGCCAATGCAGAATTCTTCTCTACCTAACATTAAGACTAGCACTAAGTAAGCACAGCTTAAAGGAGGAGATAAATACATTTGTCAGTTTTTCTGTTCTAAGATTAAGGG contains these protein-coding regions:
- the DNAL4 gene encoding dynein axonemal light chain 4 — protein: MADTGEGKKEEADYKRLHSFPLIRHTDMPEEMRVEAMELCVTACEKYATNNESAAKMIKEMMDKKFGSSWHVVIGEGFGFEITHEVKNLLYMFFGGSLAVCVWKCS